One window of the Klebsiella oxytoca genome contains the following:
- the btuD gene encoding vitamin B12 ABC transporter ATP-binding protein BtuD — translation MPFLMQLQDVEEAGRLAPFSADIRPGEIIHLVGPNGAGKSTLLTRMAGLSGGPGLVTLNERSLSDWPAQELARHRAYLCQHQMPPFAMPVWHYLLLHLQNDEQNGLLKNIAEKLGLGDKLGRQVNHISGGEWQRVRLAAVILQIHRRANPAGQLLLLDEPMNSLDVAQQAALDRLLSELCASGIAIVMSSHDLNHTLRHAHCSWLICQGKTVACGSTVEVLSEENLTAAYGMDFQRVEVAGHLMLVASQ, via the coding sequence ATGCCGTTTTTGATGCAGCTACAGGATGTAGAAGAAGCTGGAAGGCTGGCGCCGTTTTCAGCAGATATCCGGCCGGGAGAGATTATTCATCTGGTGGGGCCAAACGGCGCGGGGAAAAGCACGCTGCTGACGCGTATGGCGGGACTCTCTGGCGGTCCGGGGCTTGTGACGCTGAATGAACGTTCCCTGAGCGACTGGCCGGCGCAGGAGCTGGCGCGCCATCGTGCCTATTTGTGCCAGCACCAGATGCCGCCTTTTGCCATGCCGGTCTGGCATTACCTGTTGCTGCATCTGCAGAATGATGAACAAAACGGACTGTTGAAGAACATCGCGGAGAAACTGGGCCTCGGGGATAAGCTTGGGCGTCAGGTAAACCACATCTCTGGCGGGGAGTGGCAGCGCGTACGCCTGGCGGCGGTGATCCTGCAGATTCATCGCCGGGCGAATCCAGCCGGGCAATTACTTCTGCTGGACGAGCCGATGAATAGCCTTGACGTGGCGCAGCAGGCCGCGCTCGATCGATTATTGAGCGAACTCTGTGCATCCGGAATTGCCATCGTGATGAGCAGCCACGACCTGAATCATACTTTGCGACATGCCCATTGCTCCTGGCTTATCTGTCAGGGAAAGACCGTCGCTTGCGGCAGCACCGTTGAGGTACTGAGTGAAGAGAACTTAACCGCCGCCTACGGGATGGACTTTCAGAGAGTCGAGGTGGCGGGTCATCTTATGCTCGTTGCGTCACAGTAG
- a CDS encoding glutathione peroxidase, with amino-acid sequence MQHDILNTEVTTIEGEKTTLAPWAGKVLLIVNVASKCGLTPQYEQLEALQKDLEGEGFSVLGFPCNQFLGQEPGSEEEIKTFCSTTYGVTFPLFSKIDVNGEHRAPLYQKLVDAAPQAVAPEGSGFYERMASKGRAPLYVDDILWNFEKFLIGRDGQVIGRFSPDMTPDDPQLVAAIKGALAQ; translated from the coding sequence ATGCAACACGATATTCTCAATACTGAAGTCACCACTATCGAGGGTGAAAAAACGACGCTTGCACCCTGGGCGGGGAAAGTGCTGTTAATTGTTAACGTCGCTTCAAAATGCGGTCTGACGCCGCAATATGAGCAGCTGGAAGCGTTGCAAAAAGATCTCGAAGGCGAAGGTTTCAGCGTACTTGGCTTTCCGTGCAACCAGTTTCTTGGACAGGAGCCCGGCAGCGAAGAAGAGATTAAAACCTTCTGCAGCACCACCTACGGCGTAACCTTCCCTCTGTTCAGCAAAATTGATGTCAACGGTGAACATCGCGCGCCTTTGTATCAAAAGCTGGTTGATGCCGCGCCGCAGGCCGTCGCTCCTGAGGGCAGCGGTTTCTATGAGCGCATGGCCAGTAAAGGCCGCGCGCCGCTGTATGTTGACGACATTTTATGGAACTTTGAAAAATTCCTGATTGGCCGCGACGGCCAGGTTATCGGCCGCTTCTCCCCGGATATGACGCCGGATGATCCGCAGCTGGTGGCCGCAATTAAAGGAGCCTTAGCGCAATAA
- a CDS encoding MetQ/NlpA family ABC transporter substrate-binding protein, which yields MKKMFSTVLIAASVALLSACSPDEDNKIKVAINTGPDEAIWKVVEQVAKEKYNLNVEVISFNDYVLPNEALNNKDVDANAFQTLPYLEAQSKERGYKFAIVGKTFVFPIAAYSKKIKNISELPDGATVSISNETTTLGRSLLLLQAQGLIKLKDGTGYLPTTLDIIDNPKQLKIVEVDTPQLTRTLDDPNVALSIINTNFSAQAGLSAARDGLFMEGPDSPYVNAIVSREDNKDSKKVQELKDAFQTKEVADKAAEVYKGDAIKGW from the coding sequence ATGAAGAAGATGTTTAGCACGGTATTAATTGCCGCCTCCGTCGCGCTGCTGTCAGCGTGCTCGCCGGATGAAGATAATAAAATTAAGGTCGCGATTAATACCGGCCCGGACGAGGCTATCTGGAAAGTCGTAGAACAGGTGGCCAAAGAGAAATATAACCTCAACGTAGAGGTTATCTCATTTAATGATTATGTTCTGCCGAACGAAGCCTTAAACAATAAAGACGTTGATGCGAACGCGTTTCAGACCCTGCCCTACCTTGAGGCTCAGTCAAAAGAGCGCGGCTATAAGTTTGCCATCGTTGGTAAAACCTTTGTCTTCCCGATTGCCGCCTACTCTAAGAAAATCAAAAATATCAGCGAACTCCCTGACGGTGCGACGGTTTCTATCTCTAACGAAACGACAACCCTTGGCCGCAGCCTGCTGCTGCTACAGGCGCAAGGCTTAATCAAACTGAAAGATGGTACCGGCTATCTGCCAACGACGCTGGATATCATCGATAACCCGAAACAGCTGAAAATTGTCGAAGTCGACACTCCGCAGCTGACCCGTACGCTTGACGATCCGAATGTCGCGCTGTCTATCATTAACACCAATTTTTCTGCTCAGGCCGGTTTGTCAGCGGCTCGCGATGGCTTATTTATGGAAGGCCCTGACTCTCCATACGTCAACGCTATTGTTTCTCGCGAAGACAATAAAGACAGTAAAAAGGTTCAGGAACTTAAAGACGCCTTCCAGACTAAAGAGGTTGCCGATAAGGCCGCGGAAGTCTACAAAGGCGATGCGATTAAGGGCTGGTAA
- the btuC gene encoding vitamin B12 ABC transporter permease BtuC: MLTFAQIQRRRSRRWLAVLTLLLLITSTISLCAGDQWIGPTEWFSAKGELFIWQIRLPRTLAVLLVGAALALSGAIMQALFENPLAEPGLLGVSNGAGVGLIAAVLLGKGLLPGWALGLCAIAGALVITFILLRFARRHLSTSRLLLAGVALGIICSALMTWAVYFSTSFDLRQLMYWMMGGFGGVDWQQLWLMLALLPVLAWVCLQSQPLNLLALGEVSARQLGLPLWLWRKVLVVATGWLVGVSVALAGAIGFIGLVIPHILRLYGLSDHRVLLPACLLAGASALLGADIVARLALSAAELPIGVVTATLGAPVFIWLLLRSGRPQ; this comes from the coding sequence ATGCTGACCTTTGCTCAAATTCAACGACGTCGTAGCCGGCGCTGGCTGGCGGTATTAACGTTGCTGTTGCTGATCACCTCGACTATCAGCCTGTGCGCTGGCGACCAGTGGATTGGCCCAACAGAATGGTTTAGCGCTAAAGGTGAGCTTTTTATCTGGCAGATTCGGCTGCCGCGCACCCTGGCCGTGCTGCTGGTGGGGGCCGCGCTGGCGCTTTCCGGGGCGATTATGCAGGCGTTGTTTGAAAATCCGCTGGCGGAACCCGGGCTGCTGGGGGTCTCAAACGGCGCTGGAGTCGGCCTGATTGCTGCCGTATTGCTGGGAAAAGGGCTGCTTCCTGGCTGGGCGCTGGGGCTCTGCGCAATCGCTGGCGCGCTGGTCATTACCTTTATTTTGCTACGCTTTGCCCGGCGGCATCTGTCTACCAGCCGTCTGCTGCTGGCGGGCGTGGCGCTCGGTATCATTTGTAGCGCGCTGATGACCTGGGCGGTCTATTTCTCTACCTCTTTCGATCTCCGTCAGCTGATGTACTGGATGATGGGCGGCTTTGGCGGCGTAGACTGGCAGCAGCTGTGGTTGATGCTGGCGCTGTTGCCGGTGCTGGCCTGGGTCTGCCTGCAGTCGCAGCCGCTCAATCTGCTGGCGCTGGGAGAGGTTTCAGCGCGCCAGTTGGGGTTGCCGCTGTGGTTATGGCGAAAAGTGCTGGTGGTCGCTACCGGTTGGCTGGTGGGGGTCAGCGTGGCGCTGGCCGGAGCAATTGGCTTTATCGGCCTGGTTATCCCGCATATTTTGCGTTTATATGGCTTGAGCGATCACCGCGTGCTGCTTCCTGCCTGCCTGTTAGCGGGGGCCAGCGCTCTGCTGGGAGCGGATATCGTCGCGCGTCTGGCGCTCTCGGCGGCTGAATTACCGATTGGGGTAGTTACCGCCACCCTGGGCGCGCCGGTATTTATCTGGTTATTATTGAGATCAGGCCGCCCGCAATGA
- the ihfA gene encoding integration host factor subunit alpha: MALTKAEMSEYLFDKLGLSKRDAKELVELFFEEVRRALENGEQVKLSGFGNFDLRDKNQRPGRNPKTGEDIPITARRVVTFRPGQKLKSRVENASPKDK, translated from the coding sequence ATGGCGCTTACAAAAGCTGAAATGTCAGAATATCTGTTTGATAAGCTTGGGCTTAGCAAGCGGGATGCCAAAGAGCTGGTAGAGTTGTTTTTCGAAGAGGTCCGTCGCGCTCTGGAAAACGGAGAGCAGGTAAAACTCTCCGGGTTCGGCAACTTCGATTTGCGTGACAAGAACCAACGCCCGGGCCGTAACCCGAAAACGGGAGAGGATATCCCTATTACAGCCCGGCGAGTAGTGACTTTCAGACCAGGCCAGAAGCTAAAAAGCCGTGTCGAAAATGCGTCACCCAAAGATAAATAA
- the pheT gene encoding phenylalanine--tRNA ligase subunit beta encodes MKFSELWLREWVNPAIDSEALSDQITMAGLEVDGVEPVAGSFNGVVVGEVVECAQHPNADKLRVTKINIGGERLLDIVCGAPNCRQGLKVAVATIGAVLPGDFKIKAAKLRGEPSEGMLCSFSELGISDDHSGIIELPADAPLGTDIREYLKLDDNTIEISVTPNRADCLGIIGVARDVAVLNKAELKVPEMTPVAATINDVLPIQVDAPEACPRYLGRVVKGINVKAPTPLWMKEKLRRCGIRSIDAVVDVTNYVLLELGQPMHAFDKDRIEGGIVVRMAHEGETLVLLDGSEAKLDTDTLVIADHQKALAMGGIFGGEHSGVNDETQNVLLECAFFSPLSITGRARRHGLHTDASHRYERGVDSALQYQAMERATRLLMDICGGEAGPIIDVTNEATLPKPATIVLRRSKLDRLIGHHVEDAQVSDILRRLGCDVTEGQDEWQAVAPSWRFDMEIEEDLVEEVARVYGYNNIPDEPVQAGLIMGSHREADLSLKRVKTLLNDKGYQEVITYSFVDPKVQQWIHAGEEALILPSPISSEMSAMRLSLWTGLLGTVVYNQNRQQSRVRIFESGLRFVPDTQAPLGIRQDLMLAGVICGNRYDEHWNLAKETVDFYDLKGDLESVLDLTGKLSDIEFRIEANNALHPGQSAAIYLKGERIGFIGVVHPELERKLDLNGRTLVFELEWNKLADRVVPQAREVSRFPANRRDIAVVVAENVPAADVLAECKKVGVNQVVGVNLFDVYRGKGVAEGFKSLAISLILQDTSRTLEEEEIAATVAKCVEALKERFQASLRD; translated from the coding sequence ATGAAATTCAGTGAACTGTGGTTACGCGAGTGGGTTAACCCGGCTATCGATAGCGAAGCGCTATCGGACCAGATCACCATGGCTGGCCTTGAGGTTGACGGCGTTGAGCCGGTCGCGGGAAGCTTCAACGGTGTTGTCGTGGGTGAAGTCGTAGAGTGCGCTCAGCATCCTAATGCCGACAAACTGCGCGTCACGAAAATCAACATCGGCGGCGAACGCCTGCTCGACATCGTCTGCGGCGCGCCGAACTGCCGCCAGGGCCTGAAAGTTGCGGTTGCAACTATCGGCGCCGTTCTGCCGGGCGATTTTAAAATTAAAGCGGCAAAGCTGCGCGGTGAACCGTCGGAAGGGATGCTGTGTTCTTTCTCTGAACTGGGTATTTCCGACGATCATAGCGGCATTATTGAACTGCCCGCTGACGCGCCGCTGGGTACCGACATCCGTGAATATCTGAAGCTTGACGATAACACCATTGAAATCAGCGTCACGCCGAACCGTGCCGACTGCCTGGGTATTATCGGCGTGGCCCGCGATGTTGCCGTGCTCAATAAGGCTGAACTGAAGGTGCCGGAAATGACCCCGGTTGCCGCGACCATCAATGACGTCCTGCCGATTCAGGTTGATGCGCCGGAAGCCTGCCCGCGCTACCTGGGCCGCGTGGTAAAAGGCATTAATGTTAAAGCGCCGACGCCGCTATGGATGAAAGAGAAGCTGCGTCGCTGCGGTATTCGCTCTATCGACGCGGTGGTTGATGTGACTAACTACGTGCTGCTCGAGCTGGGTCAGCCGATGCACGCATTCGACAAAGACCGCATTGAAGGCGGGATTGTCGTGCGTATGGCCCATGAAGGTGAAACGCTGGTCCTGCTCGACGGCTCCGAGGCGAAGCTGGACACCGATACTCTGGTTATTGCCGATCACCAGAAAGCGCTGGCGATGGGCGGTATTTTCGGCGGCGAGCACTCCGGCGTAAACGATGAAACGCAAAACGTTCTGCTGGAGTGTGCCTTCTTCAGCCCGCTGTCCATTACCGGCCGCGCACGTCGTCATGGCCTGCATACCGATGCTTCTCATCGCTACGAGCGCGGCGTGGACTCAGCGTTGCAGTATCAGGCGATGGAGCGTGCCACTCGACTGCTGATGGATATTTGCGGCGGTGAAGCTGGCCCGATCATTGACGTTACCAACGAAGCGACCCTGCCGAAGCCTGCGACCATTGTGCTTCGCCGCAGCAAACTGGATCGCCTGATTGGCCATCACGTTGAGGATGCGCAGGTTAGCGACATTCTGCGTCGTCTGGGCTGTGACGTTACCGAAGGTCAGGACGAATGGCAGGCCGTGGCGCCGAGCTGGCGTTTCGACATGGAGATCGAAGAAGACCTGGTCGAAGAGGTTGCCCGCGTCTATGGCTATAACAATATCCCTGATGAGCCGGTACAAGCGGGCCTGATTATGGGTTCCCACCGCGAAGCGGATCTGTCGCTTAAGCGCGTAAAAACGCTGCTTAATGATAAAGGCTATCAGGAAGTTATTACCTACAGCTTTGTTGATCCGAAAGTACAGCAGTGGATCCACGCTGGTGAAGAGGCGTTAATTCTGCCGAGCCCAATTTCCAGCGAAATGTCGGCGATGCGCCTGTCGCTGTGGACTGGCCTGCTGGGTACGGTAGTTTACAACCAGAATCGCCAGCAGAGTCGCGTACGTATCTTTGAGAGCGGTTTACGCTTTGTACCAGATACTCAGGCTCCGCTGGGCATTCGTCAGGATCTCATGCTGGCTGGCGTGATTTGCGGTAACCGCTATGATGAACACTGGAACCTGGCAAAAGAGACCGTCGATTTCTATGATTTAAAAGGCGATCTTGAGTCAGTTCTTGACCTGACCGGCAAGCTTTCCGACATCGAATTCCGTATCGAAGCCAATAATGCGCTTCATCCGGGCCAGTCGGCTGCGATTTATCTGAAAGGTGAACGCATTGGTTTTATTGGGGTTGTTCATCCGGAGCTGGAACGTAAACTGGATCTTAATGGTCGCACTTTGGTATTTGAACTGGAGTGGAACAAGCTTGCAGACCGCGTGGTGCCTCAGGCGCGTGAAGTTTCTCGCTTCCCGGCGAACCGTCGCGACATCGCCGTTGTCGTTGCAGAAAACGTTCCCGCAGCCGATGTTTTAGCCGAGTGTAAGAAAGTTGGCGTAAATCAGGTAGTTGGCGTAAACTTATTTGACGTGTACCGCGGTAAAGGCGTGGCGGAAGGCTTCAAGAGCCTTGCGATTAGTCTAATCCTTCAGGATACCAGCCGTACACTCGAAGAAGAGGAGATTGCCGCTACCGTCGCCAAATGTGTAGAGGCATTGAAAGAGCGATTCCAGGCATCATTGAGGGATTGA